The DNA window GGCGAAGCACGCGCCGCGCCCCGACCCGTCGGCGGCGAGCGCCGAGCACGGTGCGCTGCTCGCGCTCGAGCACGCCGAAGTGCTGACCGCCCTGCGGACGCTGCCCGACCGGCAGCGCGAGGTGCTCGTGCTGCGCTACTACCTCGACCTCTCCGAGGCGGCGATCGCCGACACCCTTGGCATCAGCCGCGGATCGGTGAAGAGCCACGCGTCCCGCGGCCTGGCCGCCCTGCGCACCGCATTGGAGGACTCCGCATGAGCGACGACGACCGGACGAGCGACAAGGTCCGGCGCGACCTGGCCGACCCGATGCCCGACTCGATGCCCGACGACGACCCGACCGCCGCGCGGCTGCGCGCGGCCTTGACCGCGGAGGCCGCCATGGTCCAGCCCGACGACTCGCTGTCCTCGATCCAGGAGCGGACCGGTGCCGAGCGGCCGTGGTGGCAGCGGCCGGCCGTGCTGGCGACCGCTGCCGCGGTGCTCCTCGGCCT is part of the Actinomycetes bacterium genome and encodes:
- a CDS encoding SigE family RNA polymerase sigma factor gives rise to the protein MDAARGWDADDAVTRIYAAHYRSLVRLGALLLRDTTLAEEVAQDAFVSMHGAWRRLRDPDKALAYLRRSVVNGARSAQRHAVVAAKHAPRPDPSAASAEHGALLALEHAEVLTALRTLPDRQREVLVLRYYLDLSEAAIADTLGISRGSVKSHASRGLAALRTALEDSA